A segment of the Alistipes communis genome:
GCCAATCCATTTCGTCGGGACGAACCACTTCGCGCATCGCCTCGAACGTACGATACAGGGCGATCCGATCGTGCAGCGGAAAGCTCGGATAACGGGTCGATTCCTGGTAACATGCTGCCATTCTGGCATAGCATGTTGCAATATCCACCAATGTAACCTCGGCTCCGCCCAGAATTAGGGAAAGGCCATATTCATCCGCGGGGCGTGATAATGTTTTCAATCCGGCCTGCCGGAGCGTCTCGACAAAGCGCAGGATGCCGTACTCTTTCAACAGATATACGTTGGGAATGTTGAGCGAAAGGGCTAACGCCTGATCGGCTTCGATGGCCCCGGCATAGGTGCCGTCGAAGTTCTTGGGGGCAAACCCTCCGAAATCCATCGGGACATCGGGCAGGAGCGAGTTCGGGAGAATCGTTCCTTGTTCGAGAGCTGCCGCGTAGAGCAGCGGTTTGAGAATGCTGCCCGACGAACGTGGCGAACGGGCGATATCGACCCATTTCCCATCGCGGTCGAACGACAGATCGCTGTTGCCGCAATAGGCTGCCGGCTCACCGCTCTCCACCTCGACGATAATCGCTGCCAGATCCAGGATCCCCTTTTGTCGCAGTTCCCGGTTCCAACGCACGAGTACCTCTTCCATGCGGTGTTGAAGATCCCGATCAATGTGAGTTACGGTGCGTTGTCCGTGTGCTTTCCGGTCGTACCACTCCACCAGATGCGGAGCATATTGGGGCATCGGATAAGGCTCGCCGATCAGCGGCTCTTCCAAGGCCAGCGCATAGTCCTCCTCGTCGATCTCGCCTTTGGCATGCAGACGGGCCAGCAGCCGGTTGCGTTTGGCCAGCAGCTGATCGCGGTTCTTGGCCAGATGGATGCTGGACGGCGCATTCTGCAGCACGGCGAGTGTGGCGGCTTCGGCCCATGACAATTCGGTCCGGTCACTTCCCAGATACCGCCACCTGGCGGCATCGATGCCGACGACGTTGCCTCCGAACGGGGCGTGGGCGGCATACAGACGCAGGATTTCCTCTTTCGAGCAGCGCAGCTCCAGCCGTGTGGCCATACATGTTTCGACCAGTTTCTGCCACAACGTCCGCGGTTTTTGCCGCGAGAGGCGGATGACCTGCATGGTCAGCGTGCTGCCTCCGCTTACGATGCGACCGTTGCGGATGTTCTGGATCGCAGCACGCACCAACGCCCGCGGACTGACGCCGCAATGGTCGAAAAAGGTACGGTCTTCGAACTCGACGAGCGCCTTTACGAACTTCTCGGGTAAGGTGTCGCGTGGCGGGAAGCGCCATTGCCCGTCATCGGCGACCCTCGCACCGAGCAACGCACCGTTTCGGTCGGTCACAACCGTCGAATAGGTGGTTCCCTCGAAGAGGTCGCGTGGCAGACAAAAGAGCCACAGCAGCAGGAGAACTCCTGCCGCTGCAGCTGCTGCATATTTCAGTTTGCGCCTCATTTTACCACTTTGACACGACGATTCGACAGCACGGCCCGGCAGGATGTGTCGTACATATCCTCACATACGGTTGCCGGCAGGACAAACTCTCCGCACCAGGCAGCACGCAACCGGACAACAAACTCCCGAGTTTCACCCGCCTTCAACCCGAAGTACCAGCAGATCCGGTCGTCGCGAATATCCAGGTGTTTGAGATCCCCGGCGGCGGCTTCATGAATCAGCCGCTCGTTCCAGATCTCCCAGCCCGACGGCACGGCCAGGGTCAGAGCCATTGACTCGGAGTCGTTCCCGCGCTTCCGGACCTCGATGCGGGCCAGAAACTCCTGCCCCTGCTGCAGCTTCGCAACCTCGATCCCCTGCCCATGCAGGTCCGTATAACGGACGCTGATCTCAACGCCGTCAGCCCTGGCCGGAATAATCTCGTCAACGGCCGGTCGCCGCGAAGCTGTCAGCGACACACAGACGGCCTCGCGGCCGCGGTTTTCGAGGGTGACACTTCCAGCTGCGGCCGGCAGCTTCACCTCTTCGATGCCTTGCATGTTGCGGAGAGTCTGCGCCTTTCCGCCGGACGTACGTATGACGACCTCCTTGCTGCCGGGAGTCATCAGGTCGGCCAGTCGGCTCATCGCCACACTCGTAAAAGCGATCTCCTGGGTCGAACAACTCGTTGGTGCGAACTTGTCCGCCAGATCACGGGCTGCAGCTGCCGCCCGATTGCCCTCTCCGAGCAGAGCCCAGGTCTCTACCTCCATGGCCAGATCGCGCAGCGGACTGTAAAAGGTTTCGTAATTGCCGGAGATCCGGAGGGCTTCGTCGGCTTTTTCGAGCAGCTTTGCCGCGACGTCGCCCCGTCCCGCGAGTGCATAGGCGGCCGCCAGACGCATCAGCGCCTGCCGCGACAGATTCCGGGATTCCCGCAGCCTGTTCATGGCGGCCGAAGGCATGTCTCCGGCCAAAGCCAGCGTGTAAAGTCGATAGGCCTGTACCAGATCGGCCGCACAGACCGTCGTGTGCCGGTAATCGCGCGCTGCCGTTGTCTGATAGGCGGCCCAGCGATCGATAGCCTTCCGGTCGATGGCAAACCCCTGCCGGCGGGCTTCGACCATCACCTCCCCGGCCATGGAGGTAACCCACGGGTGGGCTTCGGAGTATCCCGGCCAATAGGCGAATCCACCGTTGGAAAGCTGGCGGAACAGGATGTTTTTCAAGATGTCGGGTAACGCCTCTTCAGCCTGACGTTGCTCGCTCTCGTGCAGGAACCGCCGGGCATAAAGCAGATACATGGCCCTCGCCGAGAGCTGTTCGGTGCAGAAGTGCCCGTAATCGGCCACAAAGGAGAAGACGCCGCTGAACGGGATGGACGGTATCGTTGCGATCTCCATGCGGACGCTCCCATCCTCCAGCCCCCGCCATGAGAACCGATCGCTCGCTCCGCTCCGTACGCTTCGGCTTTCTACCGTTGTAACCAGCGGCTGCGGATTCCGCACCTCGATGGCGAGTGTTTCGTTCACCGAATGCCCGCCGCCCCGTGCCGAGATGCGGATTTTCGCCTGCCCGCTTTTTTGCCTGTCGCACAACAGCTCGAAATCGACCATCTTTTCTCCGGCGGAGGCGAAATGCAGCGTTCGGGAACGGCCTCCGACAACGGAAACGGGACCTTCGGTCTCGATGTTTACCTGGATGTCGCCCAGCACCTCGTCCGAAGCAAAGAGATTCACCGGCAGGCGAACCCGGTCGCCGCACGCAAGCACCCGGGGCAGCGTTGGCAGCAACATCAGCGGTGAGCGGATCGTCACCGTCTTGTCTGCACTTCCGTAACTGCCGGCATGGGCTGCGACCACCATCACGCGGACCGATCCGACGTACATCGGCAGCGTGATCCGGTGGGTTTTCGTTCCGCCGTTCAGGGTGAACGGTCCGAGAAACTTCACCACCGGGTTGAATCGTTTCTCCTTGCCGGCGGCCTCGCGGATGGC
Coding sequences within it:
- the pbpC gene encoding penicillin-binding protein 1C, whose translation is MRRKLKYAAAAAAGVLLLLWLFCLPRDLFEGTTYSTVVTDRNGALLGARVADDGQWRFPPRDTLPEKFVKALVEFEDRTFFDHCGVSPRALVRAAIQNIRNGRIVSGGSTLTMQVIRLSRQKPRTLWQKLVETCMATRLELRCSKEEILRLYAAHAPFGGNVVGIDAARWRYLGSDRTELSWAEAATLAVLQNAPSSIHLAKNRDQLLAKRNRLLARLHAKGEIDEEDYALALEEPLIGEPYPMPQYAPHLVEWYDRKAHGQRTVTHIDRDLQHRMEEVLVRWNRELRQKGILDLAAIIVEVESGEPAAYCGNSDLSFDRDGKWVDIARSPRSSGSILKPLLYAAALEQGTILPNSLLPDVPMDFGGFAPKNFDGTYAGAIEADQALALSLNIPNVYLLKEYGILRFVETLRQAGLKTLSRPADEYGLSLILGGAEVTLVDIATCYARMAACYQESTRYPSFPLHDRIALYRTFEAMREVVRPDEMDWRRASSAQNIAWKTGTSYGSRDAWAIGLTPKYVIGVWAGNANGSGVADLTGARIAGPILFELFGLLSGCGWFEEPGDEEGMIRSVCSHSGYPAGRFCPETQTELLPKGATACRPCPYCREVPLSLDGGRQVADRSEPVRLEGRFVLPPMIEHFYKPLHPEYRALPPLKQGSGTDPITTMHFIYPANGSIISLPRQLDGSPGSFVARVAHTNPATELFWHLDNTYLGSTRDIHQMTIAPTRGVHTITVVDSSGAMQHIEIIII